One genomic segment of Allocatelliglobosispora scoriae includes these proteins:
- a CDS encoding thioesterase II family protein, whose product MTTEAGRWLPSGRRPDPDAAVRLLCLPHAGGGASSYRAWRAAFPPGVDVLPLQLTGRETRRREPHSIDIGEIASAVAAYADRPYALFGLSMGARIAFETARELRHRRFPPPIGLYVAAALPPDAPDPLVGRLAVLPDDELLTELIGWGGMPAAILAETELLAMILPVLRADLRWLAAAVHRRQEPLEIPIVAFAGEDDPSVRPAQLIGWADHTLGTFDLHTLPGSHFAVHEDPAAVARVLTPRLGRTGRAAPAGPR is encoded by the coding sequence TTGACGACGGAGGCAGGCCGCTGGCTCCCCTCGGGCCGGCGGCCTGACCCCGACGCCGCAGTCCGGCTGCTCTGCCTCCCCCACGCCGGTGGCGGCGCCTCGTCCTATCGCGCCTGGCGGGCGGCGTTCCCGCCCGGCGTCGACGTGCTGCCGCTGCAGCTCACCGGCAGGGAGACCCGGCGGCGGGAACCGCACTCCATCGACATCGGCGAGATCGCCTCCGCCGTCGCCGCCTACGCCGACCGCCCCTACGCCCTCTTCGGGCTCAGCATGGGCGCCCGCATCGCCTTCGAGACGGCACGGGAGCTGCGGCACCGCCGATTCCCGCCGCCGATCGGGCTCTACGTCGCCGCCGCCCTGCCGCCCGACGCACCCGACCCCCTGGTGGGCCGGCTCGCCGTGCTGCCCGACGACGAGCTGCTGACCGAGCTCATCGGCTGGGGCGGCATGCCGGCGGCGATCCTCGCCGAAACAGAGCTGCTCGCGATGATCCTGCCGGTCCTGCGCGCCGATCTGCGCTGGCTGGCGGCCGCGGTGCACCGCCGGCAGGAGCCGCTGGAGATCCCGATCGTGGCGTTCGCGGGCGAGGACGACCCCAGCGTGCGGCCCGCCCAGCTGATCGGCTGGGCGGACCACACGCTGGGGACCTTCGACCTGCACACCCTGCCGGGCAGCCACTTCGCGGTGCACGAGGACCCCGCCGCGGTGGCCCGGGTGCTTACGCCGCGCCTCGGGCGTACTGGTCGAGCAGCTCCCGCTGGGCCGCGCTGA
- a CDS encoding condensation domain-containing protein produces the protein MERIDPSCPRTPCPSVQQRLAAIWAEVFSLDRVEPDDDFFDLGGYSLIAGKIAGRVQDAFGVDLPASVLFAHPTVAALSREIQSRQSPAAARSAITRTASTGRTALSLIQEEVWFHHRLAPENVAYNTQWSLRVTGPFEVDVFERAISALTERHEMLRTTFGEDEEGQAWQQVHDPAPARVARYDLAGLPPAAQAERIEQIVRDETSRPFDLARLPLFRWIAIQLAPQEHDLLVVEHHFVHDGWSFTVHTRELAELYGALRAGREAALPELPVQYADFARWQRAALDSGEMAHHRHYWHEALAGTPPVLALPADRPRPKHQRFRGAEIRLDLPAAVANPLRDLCRGANATLYMGMLAGFVTWLHRYTGERDLCVGSGFANRQRETEDLIGMFVNSVVLRCRVAGSASYLDVLREVRQAVLGASEHQAYPFVRLVQELRPGRDLSVNPLFQVMFSFHDTPARQLDFDGSPVSILERANGSAKTDLNIVVIPRAERLLGGRDEHADQVTVFWEYNSDLFDPATAEQMVEQYRLILTAAVADPAAPVWRLPIVSAAQRELLDQYARGAA, from the coding sequence GTGGAAAGGATTGATCCGTCGTGTCCCCGTACACCGTGCCCATCCGTCCAGCAACGGCTCGCCGCCATCTGGGCGGAGGTCTTCTCCCTCGACCGGGTCGAACCGGACGACGACTTCTTCGACCTCGGCGGCTACTCGCTGATCGCGGGCAAGATCGCCGGGCGGGTGCAGGACGCCTTCGGGGTGGACCTGCCGGCCTCCGTACTCTTCGCCCATCCGACCGTCGCCGCGCTCAGCCGGGAGATCCAGTCACGCCAGTCCCCGGCAGCCGCCCGGAGCGCGATCACCCGGACCGCGTCGACCGGCCGGACCGCGCTATCGCTGATCCAGGAGGAGGTCTGGTTTCACCACCGGCTCGCACCGGAGAACGTCGCCTACAACACGCAGTGGTCGCTGCGGGTGACCGGGCCGTTCGAGGTGGACGTCTTCGAGCGGGCGATTTCGGCCCTGACCGAGCGGCACGAGATGCTGCGGACGACCTTCGGCGAGGACGAGGAGGGCCAGGCCTGGCAGCAGGTGCACGATCCGGCCCCGGCGCGGGTGGCACGGTACGACCTCGCCGGGCTGCCCCCGGCGGCGCAGGCGGAGCGGATCGAGCAGATCGTCCGGGACGAGACCTCTCGGCCGTTCGACCTGGCCCGGCTGCCGCTCTTCCGCTGGATCGCGATCCAGCTCGCCCCGCAGGAGCACGACCTGCTCGTCGTGGAGCACCATTTCGTCCACGATGGATGGTCGTTCACGGTGCACACCCGCGAGCTGGCCGAGCTCTACGGCGCATTGCGCGCCGGGCGGGAGGCGGCCCTACCGGAACTACCCGTCCAGTACGCCGACTTCGCCCGCTGGCAGCGCGCCGCCCTCGACTCCGGCGAGATGGCGCACCACCGGCACTACTGGCACGAGGCCCTGGCCGGGACTCCCCCGGTGCTCGCCCTGCCCGCCGATCGCCCCCGGCCGAAGCACCAGCGGTTCCGGGGTGCGGAGATCCGGCTCGACCTTCCGGCGGCCGTCGCCAACCCGCTGCGCGACCTCTGCCGCGGCGCCAACGCGACTCTCTACATGGGCATGCTGGCGGGCTTCGTCACCTGGCTGCACCGCTACACCGGGGAACGCGACCTGTGCGTGGGTTCCGGGTTCGCCAACCGGCAGCGGGAGACCGAGGACCTGATCGGGATGTTCGTCAACTCGGTGGTGCTGCGCTGCCGGGTCGCCGGATCGGCGTCCTATCTGGACGTTCTGCGGGAGGTGCGGCAGGCGGTGCTCGGCGCGAGCGAGCATCAGGCGTACCCCTTCGTGCGGTTGGTGCAGGAGCTGCGGCCGGGCCGCGACCTGTCGGTCAACCCGCTGTTCCAGGTGATGTTCAGCTTCCACGACACCCCGGCCCGGCAGCTCGACTTCGACGGCTCGCCGGTCTCCATTCTGGAGCGTGCCAACGGCTCGGCGAAGACGGACCTGAACATCGTGGTGATCCCGCGGGCGGAGCGGCTGCTCGGCGGCCGGGACGAGCACGCCGACCAGGTGACGGTCTTCTGGGAGTACAACTCCGACCTGTTCGACCCGGCGACCGCCGAGCAGATGGTGGAGCAGTACCGGCTGATCCTGACCGCCGCCGTGGCCGACCCGGCCGCGCCGGTGTGGCGGCTGCCGATCGTCAGCGCGGCCCAGCGGGAGCTGCTCGACCAGTACGCCCGAGGCGCGGCGTAA